A single region of the Enterobacter cloacae complex sp. R_G8 genome encodes:
- the tssB gene encoding type VI secretion system contractile sheath small subunit, whose protein sequence is MAMSNSGQKFIARNRAPRVQIEYDVEIYGAERKIQLPFVMGVMADLVGKPVENLPAVDERKFLEIDIDNFDERMKALKPRVAFQVDNTLTGEGKLNVDLTFDSMDDFLPDAVARKVEPLNKLLEARTQLSNLLTYMDGKNGAEELIAKILQDPTLLKSLSQLPKNDESAKGSEE, encoded by the coding sequence ATGGCAATGAGTAACAGTGGGCAGAAATTTATCGCACGTAACCGTGCCCCCCGCGTGCAGATCGAGTACGACGTAGAGATCTACGGTGCAGAACGTAAAATTCAGCTGCCGTTCGTGATGGGCGTTATGGCCGATCTGGTCGGCAAACCGGTGGAAAATCTGCCGGCCGTCGATGAGCGTAAATTCCTCGAAATCGACATCGATAACTTTGACGAACGCATGAAGGCGCTTAAGCCGCGCGTGGCGTTCCAGGTGGACAACACCCTGACCGGCGAAGGCAAGCTCAACGTCGATCTGACCTTCGACAGCATGGACGACTTCCTGCCGGATGCGGTGGCCCGCAAGGTTGAACCGCTGAACAAGCTGCTGGAAGCGCGTACTCAGCTTTCCAATCTGCTGACCTACATGGACGGTAAAAACGGCGCGGAAGAGCTGATCGCTAAAATTCTGCAGGATCCGACGCTGCTCAAATCCCTGAGCCAGTTGCCGAAAAATGACGAAAGTGCGAAAGGTAGCGAGGAGTAA
- the tagF gene encoding type VI secretion system-associated protein TagF, which yields MTNTPAMNRYSWYGKLPSAGDFLQRRFPDTLQRQWSHWFQVGLLAWQQEEQRSGERQFNKAPVWNFVVPPMLGSQMIQMGCLLPGRDSVGRQYPICIQLSFAPSEWSTNLLSQAESWYQQIGRLGLHAVRNSFSASQLDEMLMSIPAPQPVEPQKRSDILDVIGYDEDGQSTLGWPQAAECFDPLRQTSYWWTNRCDGYPLYTHVHSGNFTGQLFTLLFDPAGGARPGRHGLYPPMFE from the coding sequence ATGACGAATACCCCTGCGATGAACCGCTACAGCTGGTATGGCAAATTACCCAGCGCCGGAGATTTTTTGCAGCGTCGCTTTCCTGACACCCTTCAGCGTCAGTGGTCGCACTGGTTTCAGGTCGGCCTACTGGCCTGGCAACAGGAAGAGCAGCGCAGCGGCGAACGCCAGTTTAACAAGGCGCCGGTGTGGAACTTTGTTGTCCCGCCGATGCTGGGCAGCCAGATGATCCAGATGGGTTGCCTGCTGCCGGGCCGCGACAGCGTGGGCCGACAGTACCCGATCTGCATTCAGCTCAGTTTCGCCCCGTCAGAGTGGTCGACCAACCTGCTCAGCCAGGCTGAAAGCTGGTATCAGCAGATTGGCCGTCTCGGGCTGCATGCGGTGCGCAATAGTTTTTCCGCCTCGCAGCTGGATGAGATGCTGATGTCCATTCCGGCGCCGCAGCCCGTCGAGCCGCAAAAGCGTTCCGACATCCTCGATGTGATTGGTTATGACGAAGACGGCCAGAGCACGCTGGGCTGGCCTCAGGCGGCGGAGTGTTTTGACCCGCTTCGTCAGACCAGCTACTGGTGGACCAACCGCTGCGACGGCTACCCGCTCTACACCCACGTCCACAGCGGAAACTTCACCGGGCAGCTCTTTACGCTGCTGTTCGATCCGGCCGGCGGCGCCCGACCGGGCCGTCACGGTCTTTATCCGCCTATGTTTGAATAA
- the tssM gene encoding type VI secretion system membrane subunit TssM, with protein sequence MLTTLLSILTNRILWSFLGVTALSAVIWMIGPLLSIVDTRPLESEQNRIISIAVVYLLWAQGHILPRLYNAWLNRKLMDKLNENTTKPDAADPQKRLNSEEQILAGRFDEAAQMLKKAHFSKAGHGAQWTQRFSTQYLYQLPWYVIIGAPGAGKTTALVNSGLQFPLADRFGKTALRGIGGTRNCDWWFTNEAVLLDTAGRYTTQESEQVQDAGEWLEFIGLLRKYRRRQPINGVIITISISDLLTLSPEAARQQAVNLRQRLSELHEQLGIRFPVYVMVTKADLLKGFRAWFADYDKAQRDQIWGFTLPWEQTKHADFDLMGNFHQEFSLLQQRLDAGLPETMLKEHDAKTRAEAYLFPQEFAALRPLLADYLSTVFARSNFETEFSPRGIYFASGTQEGMPFDRVMGELNRALSLPEGAEAEKWDSVSKEAPIPGAKGQSFFIKNLLQNVIFQEAGIAGENRWWELRNRAVIWSGYAALLALLVILGGLWLTSYAKNKAYLEEVDAKVPQLEQQSKALQNQPQRDLFALLPLLNSLVDLPKSEAFDVNDPPVSRRMGLYRGDDVSDASQSLYQKALDQMLLPAVAMHITTWLRNDNGSDVEYSYEALKAYQMLYQPKHYDGKFLHSWVMLNLQRNLPQNVTQAQLQQLEWHLTQLLEPKIQASPYAQDEGLVARERALINQQPLSTRVYGRLKRLLEHDENLKPVSLSDLGGPQSELVFSRKSGKPVSEGVPGLYTPDGYWKSFNSQIDSVTTALHEDDAWVLGATTSGEDKQQIDNAVRQLYMRDFIANWDRFLADIQLNNSADLSQRINTARLLSGANSPLRRLVQNLSQVLTLSRNAPAPEDAGKAQDQSNRATRTLEALFSNNDNAPTQGAVVTQAPEQLVTDHYAPMIELAQPLEKGGKTIVFDDFLKQVDELYRYLTAVQDAANSGMPAPGGEAISRLQASAGRLPGGLQTMFSNMAVGASSDTQRRDLENVRKRINVEVGGFCRQAIAGRYPLVRSASTEVTPDDLARMFAPGTGLMDTFFRDNLTNKVDTTQANWRFMPGIDGKTLPGSEGLLRPFQQAQSIRDAFFANGATTPSFKVTVRTVRMDNTILNLTLDVDGQLLRYSHGPQAVQIMNWPGPGGTNQVRMQLGLANGSTATLVTNGAWALNRFFDKARTSPGAGSLSRQATFNVDGHQVTLEFAPNSIRNPFQLPRFSCP encoded by the coding sequence ATGCTGACGACTCTTCTTTCCATACTGACCAATCGCATTCTGTGGAGCTTCCTGGGCGTTACCGCGCTGTCGGCGGTGATCTGGATGATTGGTCCGCTGTTATCCATCGTGGATACCCGCCCGCTCGAATCTGAACAAAACCGCATCATCAGTATTGCGGTGGTTTATCTGCTCTGGGCGCAGGGGCATATTCTGCCGCGGCTGTACAACGCCTGGCTGAACCGCAAGCTGATGGACAAGCTCAATGAAAATACCACCAAACCGGACGCGGCCGATCCCCAGAAGCGGCTGAACAGCGAGGAGCAGATCCTCGCCGGACGTTTTGATGAAGCGGCGCAGATGCTGAAAAAAGCCCACTTCAGCAAAGCGGGACACGGTGCCCAGTGGACGCAGCGCTTCAGTACGCAATATCTCTACCAACTGCCCTGGTACGTCATTATCGGCGCACCGGGCGCCGGTAAAACCACGGCGCTGGTCAATTCCGGCCTGCAATTCCCGCTGGCGGATCGCTTCGGTAAAACCGCTCTGCGCGGCATTGGCGGCACGCGCAACTGCGACTGGTGGTTCACGAACGAAGCTGTCCTGCTGGACACCGCGGGGCGCTACACCACCCAGGAGAGCGAGCAGGTTCAGGATGCCGGAGAGTGGCTGGAATTTATCGGCCTGCTGCGTAAGTATCGCCGCCGCCAGCCTATCAACGGCGTCATTATCACCATCAGCATTTCCGATCTGCTGACGCTCTCCCCGGAGGCGGCGCGCCAGCAGGCGGTCAACCTGCGCCAGCGGCTGTCTGAGCTGCATGAACAGCTGGGTATCCGCTTCCCGGTTTACGTGATGGTGACCAAGGCGGACCTGCTTAAAGGCTTCCGCGCCTGGTTTGCTGACTACGACAAAGCGCAGCGCGACCAGATTTGGGGCTTCACCCTGCCGTGGGAACAGACCAAACACGCCGATTTCGACCTGATGGGTAACTTCCATCAGGAGTTCTCGCTGTTGCAGCAGCGACTGGACGCCGGGCTGCCGGAGACCATGCTGAAAGAGCATGACGCCAAAACCCGTGCCGAAGCGTATCTCTTCCCGCAGGAGTTCGCGGCGCTGCGCCCGCTGCTGGCAGACTACCTGAGCACGGTCTTTGCCCGCTCTAACTTTGAGACCGAGTTCTCCCCACGCGGAATATACTTCGCCAGCGGCACCCAGGAAGGCATGCCGTTCGATCGCGTCATGGGTGAACTGAACCGCGCCCTGTCACTGCCGGAAGGGGCAGAGGCAGAGAAGTGGGATTCGGTCAGTAAAGAGGCGCCGATCCCGGGAGCGAAAGGGCAGAGTTTCTTTATCAAGAACCTGCTGCAGAACGTCATTTTCCAGGAAGCGGGCATCGCCGGCGAAAACCGCTGGTGGGAACTGCGCAACCGCGCGGTGATCTGGTCCGGTTATGCGGCACTGCTGGCGCTGCTGGTGATCCTCGGCGGACTGTGGCTGACCAGCTATGCGAAGAATAAGGCCTATCTGGAAGAGGTGGACGCTAAAGTCCCGCAACTGGAGCAGCAGAGTAAAGCGTTACAGAATCAGCCTCAGCGCGATCTGTTCGCGCTCCTGCCGCTGCTGAACAGCCTGGTCGATTTGCCGAAAAGCGAGGCCTTCGATGTCAACGACCCGCCGGTCTCCCGCCGTATGGGGCTGTATCGCGGGGATGACGTCAGCGATGCTTCTCAGTCGCTGTACCAAAAAGCGCTGGACCAGATGCTGCTGCCCGCCGTGGCGATGCATATCACCACCTGGCTGCGCAACGACAACGGCAGCGATGTGGAATACAGCTACGAGGCGCTGAAAGCCTATCAGATGCTGTATCAGCCGAAACACTACGACGGCAAATTCCTGCACTCCTGGGTGATGCTCAATTTGCAGCGTAATCTGCCGCAGAACGTGACGCAGGCGCAGCTGCAACAGCTGGAGTGGCACCTGACGCAACTGCTGGAACCAAAAATTCAGGCCTCACCGTATGCGCAGGATGAAGGGCTGGTGGCCCGCGAGAGGGCGCTCATCAACCAGCAGCCGCTCTCCACCCGCGTGTATGGGCGTCTGAAACGTCTGCTGGAGCATGACGAGAACCTGAAGCCGGTCTCCCTGTCCGACCTGGGCGGCCCGCAGAGCGAACTGGTGTTCTCCCGCAAAAGCGGCAAACCGGTGAGCGAAGGCGTGCCGGGGCTCTATACCCCGGACGGCTACTGGAAGAGCTTTAACAGCCAGATTGACAGCGTGACCACGGCGCTGCACGAAGACGATGCCTGGGTGCTGGGCGCCACCACCTCCGGGGAAGACAAACAGCAGATCGATAACGCCGTGCGTCAGCTCTACATGCGCGACTTTATCGCAAACTGGGATCGTTTCCTCGCCGACATTCAGCTTAACAACAGCGCCGATCTCTCGCAGCGCATCAACACGGCGCGCCTGCTCTCCGGCGCAAACTCGCCGCTGCGTCGTCTGGTGCAGAACCTGAGCCAGGTGCTGACGCTGTCGCGCAACGCGCCAGCGCCGGAGGATGCGGGGAAAGCGCAAGACCAGAGTAACCGCGCCACCCGTACCCTCGAAGCGCTGTTCAGCAATAACGACAATGCCCCGACGCAGGGGGCGGTGGTGACGCAGGCACCTGAACAGCTGGTGACCGACCACTACGCGCCGATGATCGAGCTGGCTCAACCGCTGGAGAAGGGCGGCAAGACCATCGTCTTTGATGATTTCCTCAAGCAGGTGGATGAGCTGTATCGTTACCTGACCGCGGTGCAGGACGCTGCCAACAGCGGCATGCCAGCCCCGGGCGGTGAAGCAATCAGCCGTCTGCAGGCCAGCGCCGGGCGTCTGCCGGGCGGGCTGCAAACCATGTTCAGCAACATGGCGGTGGGGGCCAGCAGTGATACCCAGCGTCGCGATCTGGAAAACGTCCGTAAGCGCATTAACGTCGAAGTGGGCGGTTTCTGCCGTCAGGCAATTGCCGGTCGCTACCCGCTGGTGCGCAGCGCCAGCACCGAGGTGACGCCGGACGATCTGGCACGCATGTTTGCGCCGGGTACCGGGCTGATGGACACCTTCTTTCGCGACAACCTGACCAACAAAGTGGATACCACTCAGGCGAACTGGCGCTTTATGCCGGGGATCGACGGGAAAACGTTACCGGGAAGTGAAGGACTGCTGCGCCCGTTCCAGCAGGCGCAGTCCATTCGCGATGCCTTCTTTGCTAACGGTGCAACGACGCCGTCTTTCAAGGTGACGGTGCGTACCGTGCGCATGGATAACACCATTCTTAACCTGACGCTGGACGTTGACGGTCAGCTGTTGCGTTACAGCCACGGCCCACAGGCGGTGCAGATCATGAACTGGCCAGGGCCGGGCGGCACCAACCAGGTGCGTATGCAGCTGGGGCTGGCCAACGGCAGCACCGCGACGCTGGTGACCAACGGCGCCTGGGCGCTGAACCGCTTCTTCGATAAAGCGCGCACCAGCCCTGGGGCAGGTAGTCTGAGCCGTCAGGCCACGTTCAACGTCGATGGCCATCAGGTCACGCTGGAGTTTGCGCCGAACAGCATTCGCAATCCGTTCCAGCTTCCTCGTTTCTCATGCCCATAA
- the tssA gene encoding type VI secretion system protein TssA, with product MNIEEFLAPISPEKPCGDNLEYDADFQAMGQASQGKAEQQFGDTIIPAEPADWNTVEKLATSLLGRTKDLRVMLALTHAWTRRRGLPGYADGLLLVQEAITRYWEPLYPLLEEYGETDPFYRINALAALSDKSDLTVALRNASLLRSNGDEISLRDAQALLDGSKTECPDYPGGRPRLIDELARGDQPGTEAVILINERLLAIRDLLSGYLGESGVPEMEQLLKTVGLVASACQVTDISKLLPNRDAQAEQHAEPQTVATQPVQQVTDWRSVQVTSRADAQLMLEKAKQYFAQYEPSHPAPLMIERVQRLSELNFMDIIRDLAPDGVNQLENIFGRRE from the coding sequence ATGAATATCGAAGAATTTCTCGCGCCGATAAGCCCCGAAAAACCCTGCGGCGACAACCTTGAGTACGACGCCGATTTTCAGGCTATGGGACAGGCAAGCCAGGGTAAAGCGGAACAGCAGTTCGGCGACACGATCATTCCCGCCGAACCCGCTGACTGGAATACGGTAGAAAAGCTCGCCACCAGCCTGCTGGGGCGCACCAAAGATCTTCGCGTCATGCTGGCGTTAACCCACGCCTGGACCCGACGTCGTGGGCTGCCGGGCTACGCGGACGGCCTGCTGCTGGTGCAGGAGGCGATCACCCGCTACTGGGAGCCGCTCTATCCACTGCTGGAGGAGTATGGCGAAACGGACCCGTTCTATCGCATTAACGCCCTTGCCGCGCTGAGCGATAAATCTGACCTGACTGTCGCGCTGCGTAACGCCTCGTTGCTGCGCTCAAACGGCGATGAAATTTCGCTGCGTGACGCGCAGGCATTGCTGGATGGCAGCAAAACCGAATGCCCGGATTATCCCGGCGGCCGCCCAAGACTGATTGACGAACTGGCGCGCGGCGACCAGCCAGGTACAGAGGCCGTCATCCTGATTAATGAAAGGCTGCTGGCCATTCGCGATCTGCTCAGCGGCTACCTTGGTGAAAGCGGCGTACCAGAAATGGAGCAGTTGCTGAAAACCGTGGGGCTGGTCGCCAGCGCCTGTCAGGTGACTGACATCAGCAAGCTGCTGCCCAATCGGGATGCACAGGCCGAACAGCACGCTGAGCCGCAGACGGTGGCAACACAACCCGTGCAGCAGGTCACCGACTGGCGCAGCGTGCAGGTCACCAGTCGCGCCGACGCCCAGCTGATGCTGGAGAAAGCGAAACAGTATTTTGCGCAGTACGAACCGAGCCACCCTGCACCGCTGATGATTGAACGGGTGCAGCGGCTGTCAGAACTTAACTTTATGGACATTATTCGCGACCTGGCGCCAGACGGCGTTAACCAACTGGAAAACATCTTTGGACGCCGCGAATAA
- the tssC gene encoding type VI secretion system contractile sheath large subunit encodes MSNQTQQHEQQAGQAFSQDEFSALLNKEFRPKTDQARSAVESAVKTLAQQALENTVTFSSDTYRTIQNLIAGIDEQLSQQVNQIIHHDEFQKLESAWRGLSYLVNNTETDEMLKIRFMSISKQELGRTLKRYKGVGWDQSPIFKKIYEQEYGQFGGEPFGCIVGDYYFDHSPQDVELLGEMARIGSAAHCPFITGTAPGVMQMESWQELANPRDLTKIFQNTEYAAWRSLRESEDARYLGLVMPRFLSRLPYGIRTNPVDSFDFEEQTDGANHNSYAWANAAYAMAANINRSFKEYGWCTSIRGVESGGAVENLPCHTFPSDDGGVDMKCPTEIAISDRREAELAKNGFMPLVHRKNSDFAAFIGAQSLQKPAEYHDPDATANARLASRLPYLFACCRFAHYLKCIVRDKIGSFREREEMERWLNDWVMNYVDGDPANSSQETKSRKPLAAAEVQVQEIEDNPGYYAAKFFLRPHYQLEGLTVSLRLVSKLPSLKTKDA; translated from the coding sequence ATGAGCAACCAGACTCAACAACACGAGCAGCAGGCAGGTCAGGCGTTCAGCCAGGACGAGTTCAGCGCGCTACTGAACAAAGAATTCCGCCCTAAAACTGACCAGGCGCGTTCCGCCGTTGAGAGCGCGGTAAAAACTCTGGCGCAGCAGGCGCTGGAAAATACCGTTACTTTCTCCAGCGACACCTATCGCACCATCCAGAACCTGATCGCCGGTATCGACGAACAGCTGTCACAGCAGGTGAATCAGATCATTCACCACGACGAGTTTCAGAAGCTGGAGAGCGCCTGGCGCGGTCTGAGCTACCTGGTGAACAACACTGAAACCGACGAGATGCTGAAGATCCGCTTTATGAGCATCTCCAAGCAGGAGCTGGGCCGTACCCTGAAACGCTATAAGGGTGTGGGCTGGGATCAGAGCCCGATCTTCAAGAAAATCTACGAGCAGGAGTACGGTCAGTTTGGTGGTGAGCCGTTTGGCTGCATCGTTGGCGACTATTACTTTGACCACAGCCCGCAGGACGTTGAACTGCTGGGTGAAATGGCGCGCATCGGCTCTGCGGCCCACTGTCCGTTCATCACCGGTACCGCACCGGGCGTGATGCAGATGGAGTCCTGGCAGGAACTGGCTAACCCGCGCGATCTGACCAAAATCTTCCAGAACACCGAATACGCCGCCTGGCGTTCACTGCGTGAATCGGAAGATGCCCGCTATCTGGGCCTGGTGATGCCGCGCTTCCTGTCGCGCCTGCCTTACGGCATTCGTACTAACCCGGTCGACAGCTTTGACTTTGAAGAGCAGACCGACGGCGCGAACCACAACAGCTACGCCTGGGCGAACGCCGCTTACGCGATGGCGGCCAACATCAACCGCTCCTTCAAAGAGTACGGCTGGTGCACCTCAATTCGCGGCGTGGAGTCCGGCGGGGCGGTTGAAAACCTGCCGTGCCATACCTTCCCGAGCGATGACGGCGGCGTGGACATGAAATGTCCGACCGAGATCGCCATCAGCGACCGTCGCGAAGCCGAGCTGGCGAAAAACGGCTTTATGCCGCTGGTTCACCGCAAAAACTCCGACTTTGCTGCCTTCATTGGCGCGCAGTCGCTGCAAAAACCGGCCGAGTACCACGACCCGGATGCCACCGCCAACGCGCGTCTGGCCTCCCGTCTGCCGTACCTGTTCGCCTGCTGCCGCTTTGCGCATTACCTGAAGTGCATCGTGCGTGACAAAATCGGCTCATTCCGCGAGCGCGAAGAGATGGAACGCTGGCTGAACGACTGGGTCATGAACTACGTGGACGGTGACCCGGCCAACTCCTCTCAGGAAACCAAGTCCCGCAAGCCACTGGCCGCTGCAGAAGTCCAGGTGCAGGAGATTGAAGACAACCCGGGCTACTACGCCGCGAAGTTCTTCCTGCGTCCGCACTACCAGCTGGAAGGTCTGACCGTTTCTCTGCGTCTGGTATCTAAACTACCGTCGCTGAAAACGAAAGACGCGTAA